One genomic segment of Gossypium arboreum isolate Shixiya-1 chromosome 3, ASM2569848v2, whole genome shotgun sequence includes these proteins:
- the LOC108480446 gene encoding uncharacterized protein LOC108480446 gives MEDWEDEIPPLPAKEQLKSKWDDEDIDDSDIKESWEDEDEPAPPPQPVTKAPEEKAPKKAALKATEKKGKAVEVAKEEPLDPVAEKLRQQRLVEEADYKSTTELFSKKGDDKTLDNFIPKSESDFVEYAELISHKLRPYEKSYHYIALLKAVMRLSLTSLKAADVKDIASSVTAIANEKLKAEKEATTKKKTVGKKKQLHVDKPDDDLVVAAYDDIDDYDFM, from the exons ATGGAAGACTGGG AGGATGAGATTCCACCTCTTCCTGCAAAGGAACAACTTAAAAGCAAATGGGATGATGAAGATATTGATGACTCTGATATCAAGGAATCATGGGAGGATGAAGATGAACCTGCTCCGCCTCCG CAACCTGTTACAAAAGCTCCAGAAGAAAAGGCCCCAAAAAAGGCTGCATTAAAAGCtactgaaaagaaaggaaaagctgTTGAAGTAGCTAAAGAAGAGCCCCTTGATCCAGTGGCTGAGAAACTTCGCCAGCAAAG GCTTGTGGAAGAAGCCGATTATAAATCAACTACTGAACTGTTTTCCAAGAAAGGTGATGATAAGACTCTTGATAATTTTATTCCCAAATCTGAAAGTGACTTTGTGGAGTATGCTGAGCTTATTTCTCACAAGCTTCGCCCATATGAG AaaagttatcattatattgctcTACTCAAGGCTGTGATGAGATTGTCATTGACTTCTTTGAAAGCAGCTGATGTCAAAGATATTGCATCTTCGGTCACCGCAATTGCAAATGAAAAGCTAAAAGCAGAAAAAGAAGCCACAACTAAAAAGAAGACAG TTGGGAAGAAAAAGCAGCTCCATGTTGATAAACCAGATGATGATTTGGTGGTTGCTGCTTATGATGACATTGATGATTACGACTTTATGTGA
- the LOC108482597 gene encoding leucine-rich repeat extensin-like protein 3, whose protein sequence is MEKPRVTEFQVRMDCNGCVQKIKKALHGIHGIYEVYPDIAQQKLTVIGWADPERIIKAIRKTRKSVTICSYSEPTEPAEQPPEQPPDDGSAAPETENPTPPEAPPSAEAAASQPEAASPTADQQKDQPVPPPENPQPEPAPAPAPDANANAGQQQPQHLGPKDVGEVHVICHHPPDYGHRFGYVHSYGGPCNRQFPNSQCNFYPNSQPFHHELPPQPAFVTHSYNTYKPSPYVTEYEYVPSPPRYSHYSHFSRIDHHNEDYYGNYSNGSSSSNYNNSNGNANGNGNITSIFSDENPNACTIM, encoded by the exons ATGGAG AAACCTCGGGTTACCGAGTTTCAAGTCCGAATGGACTGCAACGGTTGCGTTCAGAAGATTAAAAAAGCTCTTCATGGCATTCATG GTATATATGAAGTTTACCCCGATATTGCTCAACAGAAGTTGACAGTTATAGGATGGGCCGATCCGGAAAGAATTATCAAGGCAATTCGGAAAACTAGGAAGAGTGTAACAATCTGTTCCTATTCGGAACCAACAGAACCGGCTGAGCAGCCACCGGAACAACCGCCTGACGATGGTTCGGCAGCTCCAGAGACGGAAAATCCAACCCCACCAGAAGCTCCACCGTCAGCTGAAGCTGCTGCTTCACAACCTGAAGCAGCATCCCCAACTGCGGACCAACAGAAAGACCAACCAGTACCACCCCCAGAGAATCCACAACCCGAGCCAGCACCCGCACCCGCACCGGATGCAAATGCTAATGCTGGCCAGCAACAACCGCAACATTTGGGACCGAAAGATGTGGGCGAAGTCCATGTAATATGTCACCATCCGCCTGATTACGGACATAGATTCGGATATGTTCACAGTTATGGAGGACCCTGCAACAGGCAATTCCCTAATAGCCAATGCAATTTCTATCCTAATAGCCAACCTTTTCACCATGAATTACCACCACAACCGGCCTTCGTAACCCACAGCTACAACACGTACAAGCCGTCACCGTACGTCACGGAATATGAATACGTTCCTTCCCCACCACGATACTCACATTACTCGCATTTCAGTAGGATCGATCACCACAACGAAGACTATTACGGTAATTACAGCAACGGCAGCAGCAGTAGCAATTACAACAACAGCAATGGCAATGCCAATGGCAATGGAAATATTACATCAATATTTAGTGATGAAAATCCCAACGCCTGTACAataatgtag